A portion of the Bradysia coprophila strain Holo2 unplaced genomic scaffold, BU_Bcop_v1 contig_297, whole genome shotgun sequence genome contains these proteins:
- the LOC119078895 gene encoding uncharacterized protein LOC119078895 encodes MSLKILLIVGLFIPSITAAKYTNESLKLIDDVYDHCREVVKVFPISTTHITRNMMESFKVYAFRLGHIAIYENSTLLSSSADMLLHTLALLDPLKDTPSNMLVQFEKVLPKMSAQLRQIVSSQQCSIGRLTDYINNDIKCVERWVQRLLNDFLRNGVGNLALGKKTDFEPVMKCLQKLTNKIAQISETALNDVSLSTESVNESVLILAIILTHCYVFVQGTKSTIAAIVHSESKHIPSTLNSCLDSVDASIVHLTKTIRSVNEICTVTLRTLLENLVSFNDFLNATLKSVFGLTAGTILTVHKVTEGLSSGVSSIMQGLTFSKC; translated from the exons atgagtttgaaaatattattgattGTTGGGCTATTCATACCA tcaattaCGGCTGCTAAATATACAAACGAGAGCTTGAAATTAATTGACGATGTGTACGATCACTGTCGGGAAGTAGTCAAGGTTTTTCCTATATCAACTACACACATCACAAGAAACATGATGGAATCATTCAAGGTGTACGCATTCCGTTTGGGACATATTGCCATATACGAGAACAGCACGCTTCTGTCCAGTTCAGCTGATATGTTGTTACATACTTTGGCTTTGTTAGATCCATTGAAAGATACACCCAGCAATATGTTGGTTCAATTCGAAAAAGTTCTACCGAAAATGTCAGCCCAATTAAGACAAATTGTTTCCAGCCAACAGTGTAGCATTGGTAGACTTACGGATTATATTAACAATGATATTAAATGTGTTGAGCGGTGGGTACAGCGACtcttaaacgattttttaagGAACGGCGTTGGTAATCTTGCTCTCGGtaaaaaaacagattttgaGCCAGTGATGAAGTGTCTGCAAAAGCTAACAAATAAAATAGCACAGATCTCTGAAACGGCACTAAACGATGTCAGTTTATCTACCGAAAGTGTCAATGAATCAGTCCTAATTTTGGCTATAATTTTAACTCACTGTTACGTCTTTGTGCAAGGCACTAAATCTACTATTGCTGCCATTGTTCATTCGGAGAGTAAACATATACCTTCGACACTGAACTCATGCCTAGACTCTGTGGATGCTTCGATTGTACATCTGACAAAAACAATTCGATcagttaacgaaatttgtacgGTGACGTTACGGACACTGCTGGAAAATCTTGTTtcattcaatgattttctcaACGCAACTTTGAAGAGTGTTTTTGGTCTCACTGCGGGTACTATTTTAACCGTCCACAAAGTTACTGAGGGTCTGTCTTCTGGTGTTTCAAGCATAATGCAGGGATTGACATTTTCCAAATGTTAA